A single Streptomyces sp. Edi2 DNA region contains:
- a CDS encoding SGNH/GDSL hydrolase family protein gives MIPEQAPGGGRSPAPGGSRSPTPAPAPVRFVALGDSLTEGLGDPVLGGGWRGWAALLAGALGERPGGVELVNLARSGALAAELAERQLPMARTLGPRFASLVVGANDTLRAAFAIERVALALDRAHGALSADGAVVLTACLPDPGRMLGLPAPLARPLARRMRAVNTVVHAVSARYQGVHLHLAEHPWVAERACWSVDRLHPSERGHRLLARGFHAALAAAGLPVGPPPALTLDGPPPTRTGSARWMATRGTRWVADRCTDLLPGLLGLALQECRHGAAGAGRMLDTAADQATRTALAALDGAAGADGASHGSHAAKGPDGPGESDALDGSEGPDRVDGADEADEADRPGRHGGSDDARLGKTAATVNGAATMTG, from the coding sequence GTGATCCCGGAGCAGGCGCCGGGCGGTGGCCGTTCCCCGGCCCCGGGCGGCAGCCGTTCCCCGACCCCGGCCCCGGCCCCGGTCCGCTTCGTCGCGCTCGGTGACTCGCTGACCGAAGGGCTCGGCGACCCCGTACTGGGCGGCGGCTGGCGCGGTTGGGCGGCCCTGCTCGCCGGGGCGCTGGGCGAGCGGCCGGGCGGTGTGGAACTGGTGAACCTGGCGCGCAGCGGGGCGCTGGCGGCGGAGCTGGCCGAGCGGCAGTTGCCCATGGCGCGCACGCTCGGGCCGCGCTTCGCCTCGCTGGTCGTCGGCGCCAACGACACTCTGCGCGCGGCCTTCGCCATCGAGCGGGTCGCGCTCGCGCTGGACCGGGCGCACGGCGCACTGAGCGCCGACGGGGCCGTGGTGCTGACGGCCTGCCTGCCCGACCCGGGCCGGATGCTGGGCCTGCCCGCGCCGCTGGCGCGTCCGCTGGCCCGCCGGATGCGCGCCGTGAACACCGTCGTCCATGCGGTGTCGGCGCGCTACCAGGGCGTTCATCTGCACCTGGCCGAACACCCCTGGGTCGCCGAACGGGCCTGCTGGAGCGTGGACCGGCTGCATCCCAGCGAGCGCGGCCACCGGCTGCTGGCCCGCGGTTTCCATGCGGCGCTGGCCGCCGCCGGCCTGCCCGTCGGACCGCCGCCCGCGCTCACTCTCGACGGCCCGCCGCCGACCCGCACCGGATCGGCCCGGTGGATGGCCACCCGCGGCACCCGCTGGGTCGCCGACCGGTGTACGGACCTGCTGCCCGGCCTGCTGGGTCTGGCGCTCCAGGAGTGCCGGCACGGGGCGGCGGGGGCCGGGCGGATGCTGGACACCGCGGCCGACCAGGCCACGCGTACCGCGCTCGCCGCACTGGACGGGGCGGCCGGTGCGGACGGGGCGAGTCACGGGTCGCACGCGGCGAAGGGGCCGGACGGGCCGGGCGAGTCGGATGCGCTGGACGGGTCGGAGGGGCCGGACAGGGTGGACGGGGCAGACGAGGCGGACGAGGCCGACCGCCCGGGCAGGCACGGCGGATCGGACGATGCCCGGCTGGGGAAAACCGCCGCGACGGTGAACGGCGCTGCGACAATGACAGGATGA
- a CDS encoding glycosyltransferase — protein MTARHARGTGLRIVRIANFVTPASGGLRTALRELGAGYRAAGHEPVLIVPGPPGAHGPAGWCDEDTAQGRVITLPGPELPGSGGYRVLTDRRRVQRLLHSLAPDRLEVSDRTTLRWTGEWARRARIPAVMVSHESVDGVLGTWGVPQPLARAAADRLNRRTAHAYSRVVCTTAWAAAEFTRAGVRNVVRAPLGVDLDAWHPGCRSAELRRRWAGRAEVLLLLCSRLSQEKRPGRALDTLAELRRRGVDATLVVAGDGPLRARLEARARSERLPAAFLGHLADRSRLAALQAGADVALAPGPAETFGLAALEALACGTPVVASAASALAGLVGSGGDTALDDGPSFAEAVQRVLARPGPARRAAARRRAEGYGWQPAVEAFLAAHDAAAPLGRPVTAASFPSPAGPLGGW, from the coding sequence ATGACCGCGCGACACGCCCGTGGGACGGGCCTGCGGATCGTCCGGATCGCCAACTTCGTCACGCCGGCCTCCGGCGGGCTGCGCACCGCGCTGCGGGAACTCGGCGCGGGCTACCGGGCCGCCGGGCACGAGCCGGTGCTCATCGTGCCCGGACCGCCGGGGGCACACGGCCCGGCCGGCTGGTGCGACGAAGACACCGCGCAGGGACGGGTGATCACCCTGCCGGGGCCGGAGCTGCCGGGCAGCGGTGGCTACCGCGTGCTGACCGACCGCCGCAGGGTCCAGCGGCTGCTGCACTCGCTGGCCCCCGACCGGCTGGAGGTCTCCGACCGGACGACGCTGCGCTGGACGGGGGAGTGGGCGCGCCGGGCACGGATTCCCGCGGTGATGGTCTCGCACGAGAGCGTGGACGGGGTGCTGGGCACCTGGGGCGTACCGCAGCCGCTGGCCCGCGCCGCCGCGGACCGGCTCAACCGCCGTACGGCGCACGCCTACAGCCGGGTCGTGTGCACCACCGCATGGGCGGCGGCGGAGTTCACCCGGGCCGGGGTGCGCAATGTGGTGCGCGCGCCGCTCGGTGTCGATCTCGACGCCTGGCACCCCGGCTGCCGCAGCGCGGAGCTGCGCCGGCGCTGGGCGGGTCGGGCAGAGGTCCTGCTGCTGCTCTGCTCCCGGCTGTCGCAGGAGAAGCGGCCGGGGCGGGCGCTGGACACGCTGGCTGAGCTGCGGCGGCGCGGGGTCGACGCGACGCTGGTGGTGGCCGGTGACGGGCCGCTGCGGGCGCGCCTGGAGGCCCGGGCGCGGTCCGAACGACTGCCCGCGGCGTTCCTCGGGCACCTCGCCGACCGGTCCCGGCTCGCCGCGCTGCAGGCCGGCGCCGATGTCGCACTGGCGCCCGGACCGGCCGAGACCTTCGGGCTGGCCGCCCTGGAAGCGCTGGCCTGCGGTACCCCGGTGGTTGCCAGCGCGGCATCGGCGCTGGCGGGCCTGGTCGGCAGCGGCGGCGACACGGCGCTCGACGACGGGCCCTCGTTCGCCGAGGCGGTCCAGCGCGTCCTGGCCCGGCCCGGGCCCGCCCGGCGCGCCGCCGCCCGCCGCCGGGCCGAAGGCTACGGCTGGCAGCCCGCCGTCGAGGCCTTCCTGGCCGCGCACGACGCGGCCGCCCCGCTCGGCCGGCCGGTCACCGCCGCGTCCTTCCCGTCCCCGGCCGGCCCGCTGGGCGGGTGGTGA
- a CDS encoding glycosyltransferase family 1 protein translates to MRVALVTESFPPDVNGVSHCALETARHLVRRGHDPLVIAPLGGPSPAAGTHESPCPVVRVPSMPLPGYPQVRIALPGRRLSAALDGHRPDLVHLASPFVLGARGMAAAARRQVPAIAVYQTDLGRYARTYLGGGAATAWRRIRAVHGAADRTLAPSSAALLDLTEHGVPRVHLWPRGVDSERFHPGRRDAVLRSSLTAGRELLVGYVGRLAPEKDVGLLAETSRLPGVRTVVIGEGPSAAGLRTALPGVRFLGRRTGDELARLYASLDIFVHTGPYETFCQTVQEAMASGVPVVAPRAGGPLDLVDHDRTGLLVTPGDGGAFRDAVRLLAGSAELRVRYGAAARRAVECRTWEAVGDQLLGHYEAVLSDRTAVAA, encoded by the coding sequence ATGCGTGTCGCCCTGGTCACCGAATCCTTCCCGCCCGATGTCAACGGCGTCTCCCACTGCGCCCTGGAAACCGCCCGGCACCTCGTCCGGCGCGGCCACGATCCGCTGGTCATCGCGCCGCTCGGTGGCCCTTCGCCGGCCGCCGGTACGCACGAGAGTCCCTGCCCCGTCGTCCGGGTGCCCTCGATGCCGCTGCCCGGCTATCCGCAGGTGCGGATCGCGCTTCCCGGACGCCGGCTGTCCGCGGCGCTCGACGGGCACCGCCCTGATCTCGTCCATCTCGCCAGCCCGTTCGTGCTGGGCGCCCGGGGGATGGCGGCCGCCGCCCGCCGCCAGGTGCCCGCGATCGCCGTCTACCAGACCGATCTGGGCCGCTACGCCCGCACTTACCTCGGCGGCGGCGCGGCCACGGCCTGGCGCCGTATCCGGGCGGTGCACGGCGCCGCCGACCGCACTCTGGCGCCCTCCAGCGCGGCGCTGCTGGATCTGACCGAGCACGGTGTGCCCCGGGTCCATCTCTGGCCGCGCGGCGTCGACTCCGAACGGTTCCACCCCGGGCGGCGCGACGCGGTGCTGCGCAGTTCGCTCACCGCGGGGCGGGAGCTGCTGGTGGGATACGTGGGACGGCTCGCGCCGGAGAAGGACGTGGGGCTGCTGGCCGAGACCTCGCGGCTGCCGGGCGTACGCACCGTCGTCATCGGCGAGGGGCCCAGTGCCGCCGGGCTGCGGACCGCGCTGCCCGGGGTGCGCTTCCTCGGCCGCCGTACGGGTGATGAACTCGCCCGGCTCTACGCCTCGTTGGACATCTTCGTGCATACCGGGCCGTACGAGACCTTCTGTCAGACCGTGCAGGAGGCGATGGCCTCCGGCGTGCCGGTGGTGGCGCCCCGGGCGGGCGGCCCGCTCGACCTGGTGGACCATGACCGTACGGGGCTGTTGGTGACGCCGGGGGACGGCGGTGCCTTCCGGGACGCGGTGCGTCTGCTCGCGGGGAGCGCCGAGCTGCGCGTCCGGTACGGTGCCGCGGCCCGCAGAGCGGTTGAGTGCCGCACCTGGGAGGCCGTCGGCGACCAGCTCCTGGGCCACTACGAGGCCGTGCTGAGCGACCGGACGGCGGTGGCGGCATGA
- a CDS encoding HEAT repeat domain-containing protein codes for MFDPDIAPSGTLLGLLQRGRGDGTLHALAAPRAEALAALNDSVLRDPRRDWQVENRSLYYARLYMQLDGALEEIERHLFHPDDLVDTGEERTGLALAVLGHLAAYGKDAARLLLRSYAAAGSNWRWALDELALRDDDAGLMTLAPAVLARFPETEEGDAELATAVRDAFEPRPWRLWAEDPHYGPRLAAAGEQGSFDRWQRQMQPRGPRPGWSVTEVLQWAEESPEPASGDHRHLAAARCLAVVAGPEDRPELLRAARSAPDAARAAVLHHLAERGDPDVLDLIEDAVADPFSSERLASAALAAFARMRSVAAVARARVWALRADPLGATAAAMLARRGGRRDAEPVLAALRRTVREEGPDADGLWELVDGTGRLGVGCAAPVLRHIYRETSSSHLRGRAAAALAATDPGFAAGFAVECLWDCEETTRELAARHAATGDDRVVEQLRRLAADPAEEAEVQTAVRSRIGPES; via the coding sequence ATGTTCGATCCAGACATAGCGCCCAGTGGCACCCTGCTCGGTCTCTTGCAGCGAGGCCGCGGCGACGGGACCCTGCATGCCCTCGCGGCGCCGCGGGCCGAGGCGCTCGCGGCACTCAACGACAGCGTGCTGCGCGATCCCCGTCGCGACTGGCAGGTCGAGAACCGCTCGCTCTACTACGCACGCCTTTATATGCAGCTCGACGGCGCGCTCGAAGAGATCGAACGCCACCTCTTCCACCCCGACGACCTCGTCGACACCGGAGAGGAGCGCACCGGCCTCGCCCTCGCGGTCCTCGGCCACCTCGCCGCCTACGGCAAGGACGCCGCCCGTCTGCTGCTGCGCAGCTATGCCGCGGCCGGCAGCAACTGGCGCTGGGCCCTGGACGAGCTTGCGCTGCGTGACGACGACGCCGGGCTGATGACCCTCGCCCCCGCCGTCCTCGCCCGCTTCCCGGAGACCGAGGAGGGCGATGCCGAGCTGGCCACCGCCGTCCGCGACGCCTTCGAGCCCCGGCCCTGGCGGCTGTGGGCCGAGGACCCCCACTACGGCCCGCGGCTGGCCGCCGCCGGGGAACAGGGCTCCTTCGACCGCTGGCAGCGGCAGATGCAGCCCCGTGGGCCGCGCCCCGGCTGGAGCGTGACCGAGGTACTTCAGTGGGCCGAGGAGAGCCCCGAGCCGGCGAGCGGGGACCACCGGCACCTCGCCGCCGCCCGCTGCCTGGCCGTCGTCGCCGGCCCCGAGGACCGCCCCGAGCTGCTGCGCGCCGCGCGCAGCGCACCGGACGCGGCCCGCGCCGCCGTACTGCACCACCTCGCCGAACGCGGCGATCCCGACGTCCTCGACCTGATCGAGGACGCGGTCGCCGACCCCTTCTCCTCCGAGCGCCTGGCCTCCGCGGCGCTCGCCGCCTTCGCGCGGATGCGCAGCGTGGCCGCCGTCGCACGGGCCAGGGTCTGGGCGCTGCGCGCGGACCCGCTGGGCGCGACCGCCGCCGCCATGCTCGCCCGTCGCGGCGGGCGCCGCGACGCCGAACCGGTGCTGGCCGCCCTGCGCCGGACCGTCCGCGAGGAGGGCCCGGACGCCGACGGCCTGTGGGAACTCGTCGACGGCACCGGACGCCTCGGCGTCGGCTGCGCCGCCCCCGTCCTGCGGCACATCTACCGCGAGACGTCCTCCTCACACCTCCGCGGCCGGGCCGCCGCCGCGCTCGCCGCCACCGACCCCGGTTTCGCGGCCGGCTTCGCCGTCGAGTGCCTGTGGGACTGCGAGGAGACCACCAGAGAACTGGCCGCCCGGCACGCCGCCACGGGCGACGACAGGGTCGTCGAACAACTGCGCCGCCTTGCGGCCGATCCGGCCGAGGAGGCGGAGGTCCAGACGGCGGTGCGTAGCCGGATCGGGCCTGAGTCTTAA
- a CDS encoding SpoIIE family protein phosphatase — MPSPLFADHPADRPPERDTVESLITQARRLRGDLDAVRRESGEDTGLPADPQLRWQRALCDLAVHHLDDLGGHLDQLREGLPAESEDSEEAAPEAELPEAPPEPAPHERGALLRRVGSAEWNLLTDEVSWSDELFAMFGKAPSDGPLTLDELPSLVHADDQEGLATMVTDCLVDGRPIDGEFRIVRPDGGLRTVHMVGEPVLDADGSTACMWAVLRDVSELRRSQQAVRETRDSLHRERHIAQTEHRLAVELQEAVLPPWRGSLRFPQGGPVTLDLAGRYLPSGTRDLIGGGWYDALQLPDGTTLLSVGDLTGHGVTATSGMAMVLGALRGLAVAGHRPGPLMCFLNQLLDTAAQPALSSTVCGRFDAATRTLEWAQAGHPAPLLFRGGTGRALDPPEGVLLGATSGAAYTQRTEQLEPGDLLVLHTDGLVPRRTHGTEALHEGAERLLALAPRFAAARSAQEGVRIVVEEFGSTDREDDACVLVARVGD, encoded by the coding sequence ATGCCGTCCCCTCTCTTCGCGGATCACCCAGCAGACCGGCCCCCCGAGCGCGACACGGTCGAGTCACTCATCACGCAGGCCCGCCGCCTGCGCGGTGACCTCGATGCGGTGCGCAGGGAGTCCGGGGAGGACACCGGCCTCCCGGCCGACCCGCAGCTGCGCTGGCAGCGGGCGCTGTGCGATCTCGCCGTGCATCATCTCGACGACCTCGGGGGCCATCTCGACCAGCTCAGAGAAGGTCTGCCTGCGGAGAGTGAGGACAGCGAGGAGGCAGCGCCGGAGGCCGAGCTGCCGGAGGCCCCTCCGGAGCCCGCGCCCCATGAACGCGGCGCGCTGCTGCGCCGGGTGGGCAGCGCCGAGTGGAACCTCCTCACCGACGAGGTCAGCTGGTCCGACGAGCTGTTCGCGATGTTCGGCAAGGCACCGTCCGACGGACCGCTCACCCTCGACGAGCTGCCGTCGCTGGTCCACGCCGACGACCAGGAGGGGCTGGCCACGATGGTCACCGACTGTCTGGTGGACGGCCGCCCGATCGACGGCGAATTCCGCATCGTGCGCCCGGACGGGGGCCTGCGCACGGTGCACATGGTGGGCGAGCCGGTGCTCGACGCCGACGGCAGTACCGCCTGCATGTGGGCCGTGCTGCGGGATGTCAGCGAGCTGCGCCGCAGCCAGCAGGCGGTACGCGAGACCCGTGACTCGCTGCACCGTGAGCGGCATATCGCGCAGACCGAGCACCGGCTTGCAGTCGAGCTGCAGGAGGCCGTGCTCCCCCCGTGGCGCGGCTCCCTGCGGTTCCCGCAAGGCGGTCCCGTCACCCTCGACCTCGCCGGGCGCTATCTGCCGTCCGGCACCCGTGACCTGATCGGTGGGGGCTGGTACGACGCGCTGCAACTCCCGGACGGCACCACACTGTTGAGCGTCGGCGATCTCACCGGGCATGGCGTCACGGCCACGTCCGGGATGGCGATGGTGCTCGGCGCGCTGCGCGGTCTGGCCGTCGCCGGCCACCGGCCGGGACCCCTGATGTGCTTCCTCAACCAACTGCTGGACACCGCCGCTCAGCCGGCGCTGAGCAGCACGGTGTGCGGCCGCTTCGACGCCGCTACCCGGACCCTGGAGTGGGCCCAGGCCGGACACCCCGCACCTCTGCTGTTCCGCGGCGGCACGGGGCGCGCGCTGGACCCGCCCGAGGGTGTCCTGCTCGGGGCGACCTCGGGTGCGGCCTACACCCAGCGCACCGAGCAACTGGAGCCCGGTGACCTGCTCGTCCTGCACACCGATGGTCTCGTCCCCCGCCGTACGCATGGCACGGAAGCCCTCCACGAGGGCGCAGAACGGCTCCTCGCCCTGGCGCCGCGGTTCGCCGCGGCCCGCAGTGCGCAGGAGGGCGTCCGCATCGTCGTCGAGGAGTTCGGCAGCACCGATCGCGAGGACGACGCCTGTGTGCTGGTCGCCAGGGTCGGCGACTGA
- a CDS encoding aminoglycoside phosphotransferase family protein — protein MYAASSAVTAPTRPYRPHPTGSGPYLDPAPSAGAVTGLPGGRTRRMQGTGSQPLSGRIDLSGPQGAQLRAAVASVHRICPEFNPVQVLRRSGRSVLLVGTTGRMTAVAKCLLDHSPAWADRFRQEISAYRAFVRHRPPVRVPRLVAADPDNCTLIVERMPGRVAALTRHPSEAPPRADVRAALGAICRINLWRPPAGLFDAPLDYAGRIGRYHDLGLLTDRDLGDLQKLLHGLSHTQGQFCHGDALLNNVLLSPAGPVLLDWDSAGWYLPGYDLATLWSVLGDAPVARRHISQLAQNAGPASRDAFLVNLMLVLTREIRRYETAVQRTMREPTPTGTPGPGLPGVPAAGEEQRLLLRRLHDDCQMARRAVRAAVGTR, from the coding sequence ATGTATGCAGCATCGTCCGCCGTGACCGCCCCCACCCGGCCGTACCGCCCGCATCCCACCGGAAGCGGGCCGTATCTCGACCCCGCACCTTCCGCGGGAGCGGTCACCGGTCTCCCCGGCGGCCGTACCCGGCGGATGCAGGGGACGGGCTCCCAACCGCTCAGCGGGAGAATCGACCTGTCCGGCCCGCAGGGCGCCCAGTTGCGCGCCGCCGTCGCCTCGGTGCACCGCATCTGCCCGGAGTTCAACCCGGTACAGGTGCTGCGCCGCAGCGGCAGGTCCGTCCTCCTCGTCGGCACGACGGGCCGTATGACCGCGGTCGCCAAGTGTTTACTGGACCACTCCCCCGCGTGGGCGGACAGGTTCCGGCAGGAAATAAGTGCATACCGCGCATTCGTCCGGCATCGTCCGCCGGTACGGGTGCCGCGTCTGGTAGCGGCCGATCCCGACAACTGCACGCTGATCGTGGAGCGGATGCCCGGCCGCGTCGCGGCGCTGACCCGCCACCCGTCCGAGGCGCCGCCCCGGGCCGACGTACGGGCCGCGCTGGGGGCGATCTGCCGGATCAACCTCTGGCGTCCGCCGGCCGGGCTGTTCGATGCCCCGCTGGACTACGCGGGCCGGATCGGCCGTTACCACGACCTGGGGCTGCTCACCGACCGTGACCTGGGTGATCTGCAGAAGCTGCTGCACGGTCTGTCGCACACCCAGGGCCAGTTCTGCCACGGCGACGCACTGCTCAACAATGTGCTGCTCTCCCCCGCGGGCCCGGTCCTGCTGGACTGGGACAGTGCGGGCTGGTATCTGCCGGGCTACGACCTGGCGACCCTGTGGTCGGTGCTCGGCGACGCGCCGGTCGCCCGCCGGCACATCAGTCAGCTCGCCCAGAACGCGGGCCCGGCGTCGCGGGACGCCTTCCTGGTGAATCTGATGCTGGTGCTCACCCGCGAGATCCGACGTTACGAAACCGCGGTCCAACGGACCATGCGCGAACCCACGCCGACGGGGACACCGGGTCCGGGACTGCCCGGCGTGCCCGCGGCGGGCGAGGAGCAGCGGCTGCTCCTCCGCCGGCTGCACGACGACTGCCAGATGGCGCGTCGTGCGGTACGGGCGGCGGTCGGCACCCGCTGA